A single genomic interval of Oncorhynchus gorbuscha isolate QuinsamMale2020 ecotype Even-year linkage group LG25, OgorEven_v1.0, whole genome shotgun sequence harbors:
- the LOC124013586 gene encoding N-alpha-acetyltransferase 40-like, translating to MDSQNTMKTRVEPGIEPEVVIRCTESWQLEMEREKRDEMDDERAWYLLTRDTDSSSVAFSHFRFDVECGEEVLYCYEVQLESRVRRKGLGKFLIQILQLIANSIQMKKVMLTVFKHNHGAHQFFRDAFRFEIDDTSPSMSGCCGDDCTYEILSRRTKHAEASGHSHGGGGHCGGCCH from the exons ATGGACTCCCAGAACACCATGAAGACCCGAGTGGAACCGGGTATAGAACCTGAAGTTGTCATCAGATGCACAGAATCTTGGCAGCTGGAGATG gagagagaaaagcgGGATGAGATGGATGACGAGAGGGCGTGGTATCTCCTGACCAGAGACACAGACTCCTCCTCCGTGGCCTTCTCTCACTTCCGATTCGACGTCGAGTGCGGAGAGGAGGTGCTATACTG TTATGAGGTCCAGTTGGAGAGCAGAGTAAGGAGGAAAGGACTGGGCAAGTTCCTCATCCAGATACTACAGCTCATTGCCAACAG CATACAGATGAAGAAGGTAATGTTAACAGTATTCAAACACAACCACGGGGCACACCAGTTCTTCAGGGACGCCTT cagGTTTGAGATCGATGACACCTCCCCTAGTATGTCTGGTTGCTGCGGTGACGACTGCACCTATGAGATCCTGTCACGGCGGACCAAACACGCAGAGGCCTCGGGTCACAGCCATGGGGGAGGGGGGCACTGTGGGGGCTGCTGCCACTGA